In Drosophila gunungcola strain Sukarami chromosome X unlocalized genomic scaffold, Dgunungcola_SK_2 000046F, whole genome shotgun sequence, a single window of DNA contains:
- the LOC128260964 gene encoding tryptophan 2,3-dioxygenase yields MSCPYAGNGNDHDDNAVPLTTEVGKIYGEYLMLDKLLDAQCMLSEEDKRPVHDEHLFIITHQAYELWFKQIIFEFDSIRDMLDAEVIDETKTLEIVKRLNRVVLILKLLVDQVPILETMTPLDFMDFRKYLAPASGFQSLQFRLIENKLGVLTEQRVRYNQKYSDVFSDDGARNAIQSSEKDPSLLELVQRWLERTPGLEESGFNFWAKFQESVDRFLEAQVQSAMQEPVEKAKNYRLMDIEKRREVYRSIFDPAVHDALVRRGDRRFSHRALQGAIMITFYRDEPRFSQPHQLLTLLMDIDSLITKWRYNHVIMVQRMIGSQQLGTGGSSGYQYLRSTLSDRYKVFLDLFNLSTFLIPREAIPPLDETIRKKLINKSV; encoded by the exons ATGAGCTGTCCCTACGCTGGAAACGG AAACGATCATGATGACAACGCAGTGCCACTGACCACGGAGGTGGGAAAAATCTACGGGGAGTACCTGATGCTGGACAAACTCCTGGATGCCCAGTGTATGCTCTCCGAGGAGGACAAGCGGCCTGTTCACGATGAACACCTGTTCATCATCACGCATCAGG CCTACGAGCTGTGGTTCAAGCAGATCATCTTTGAATTCGACTCCATTCGGGACATGTTGGATGCTGAGGTCATCGACGAGACCAAGACCCTGGAGATTGTCAAGCGACTGAACCGAGTGGTTCTCATTCTAAAG CTTTTGGTGGACCAGGTGCCCATTCTGGAGACGATGACGCCGCTGGACTTCATGGACTTCCGCAAGTACCTGGCGCCCGCATCCGGTTTCCAGTCGCTGCAGTTCCGGCTGATCGAGAACAAGTTGGGCGTGCTGACGGAGCAGCGGGTACGCTACAACCAGAAGTACTCGGACGTCTTCAGCGATGATGGGGCGCGGAATGCGATCCAGAGCTCAGAGAAGGACCCCTCGCTGCTGGAACTGGTGCAGCGCTGGCTGGAGCGGACGCCCGGCCTCGAGGAGAGTGGCTTCAACTTCTGGGCCAAGTTCCAGGAGAGTGTGGATCGATTCTTGGAGGCGCAGGTCCAGAGCGCCATGCAGGAGCCGGTGGAGAAGGCCAAGAACTATCGGCTAATGGACATCGAGAAGCGGCGCGAGGTGTACCGCTCCATCTTCGATCCGGCGGTCCACGATGCCCTGGTGCGGCGCGGCGACCGCCGGTTCAGCCACCGGGCTCTCCAGGGCGCCATCATGATCACCTTCTACCGCGACGAGCCGCGGTTCAGCCAGCCACACCAACTGCTCACCCTGCTGATGGACATCGATTCGCTGATCACCAAGTGGCGAT ACAATCACGTGATCATGGTGCAACGCATGATTGGATCCCAGCAGCTCGGCACTGGCGGATCGTCCGGATATCAATATCTGCGCTCCACTCTCAG TGATCGGTACAAGGTGTTTCTGGATCTGTTCAACCTGTCCACTTTTCTGATTCCCCGCGAGGCGATTCCTCCGCTGGATGAGACCATTCGCAAGAAGCTAATCAACAAGAGTGTCTGA
- the LOC128260956 gene encoding endoribonuclease CG2145, which translates to MRCLALSALFMCLAIAGHFHLAAAYKNEVQITPDPLDAVETTTKKSSWFGGFKKFFGSDGSTTSTTTTTTTAPPTSPRSAAVTPPAAKKPPPLSISHAPLVPLGPRPDTPSSSPFGASSPPASGPQWPTTSARPPFASQPAQQPIQGRPQQGGTAAPILPPGFAPYRPQKPQPNSYDLSYGGGPAPGTGRPGFGLASSSTSTTTTTTQKPISSTAGKSPQQKDDFPALPGPRRPSQKEDFPALPAAKTPPGSPTPTPTPTPGSPSAWQSPLPTPQHPVHPPTKVTPAPTPSPTPSSWNTPTPTPTPAHGHSSFGPHKVGGGGIGGATTTTVRPGFQTSGNSVATDDEIRQLTEQLYTKETNSQIGNVQVNLQGRTRSIDSADEAPNPLLNVDAKALESPTIAKLRLLFNNYETDTLVNEHVTPNERKEENDFLDAVMATPVMRQAMQFLQQKGLVSPDPKTHRDLVKELWFTQYSRGQGKIGSSGFEHVFVHEVKDGTIIGFHNWVYIGDEEKDGRFDYKGYMKEQDIGTKGKILKIRFSHQGLNKPVNTVFVGTSPELELALYTVCFQLRPDRTCPVSLGNSKFGIITYSWRYRGKNLIGSAYPEI; encoded by the exons ATGCGCTGCCTGGCATTGAGCGCGCTCTTCATGTGCCTGGCCATTGCCGGGCACTTTCATTTGGCAG CTGCCTACAAGAACGAGGTACAGATAACCCCAGATCCTCTTGACGCTGTGGAGACGACAACCAAGAAATCGAGTTGGTTCGGCGGCTTCAAGAAGTTCTTTGGCAGCGATGGAAGTACCACCAGCaccacaacaaccacaacaactgCTCCCCCCACCAGTCCGCGATCGGCGGCAGTGACGCCCCCGGCGGCCAAGAAGCCACCGCCACTGTCCATCTCGCATGCTCCGCTGGTGCCGTTGGGTCCACGGCCGGATACCCCGTCATCCTCGCCCTTTGGAGCCTCTTCGCCGCCGGCAAGTGGTCCCCAGTGGCCAACGACCAGTGCCAGGCCGCCATTCGCATCTCAGCCAGCTCAGCAGCCCATTCAGGGACGTCCGCAGCAGGGAGGCACTGCAGCACCCATTCTGCCACCTGGTTTTGCACCCTACCGCCCACAGAAACCCCAGCCGAATAGCTACGATCTGAGCTACGGCGGTGGTCCAGCACCGGGAACCGGACGACCTGGTTTCGGATTGGCCAGTAGCAGCACCTCCACCACCACGACGACTACCCAGAAACCCATTTCGAGCACCGCAGGTAAGTCCCCGCAGCAGAAGGATGATTTCCCGGCACTGCCAGGACCTCGCAGACCATCGCAAAAGGAGGATTTCCCGGCATTGCCAGCGGCCAAGACTCCACCTGGatcgcccacgcccacgcccacgcccacgccagGATCTCCGTCGGCCTGGCAATCGCCGCTGCCAACGCCCCAGCATCCGGTGCATCCGCCCACCAAGGTCACACCAGCACCCACGCCCTCGCCCACGCCCTCTTCCTGGAACACGCCCACTCCCACGCCCACACCGGCCCATGGACACTCGTCCTTTGGACCACATAAGGTCGGCGGCGGTGGCATTGGTGGTGCCACCACAACCACAGTGCGTCCCGGATTCCAGACGTCGGGCAACTCGGTGGCCACCGACGACGAGATCCGCCAGCTGACGGAACAGCTGTACACCAAGGAGACCAACAGCCAGATCGGAAACGTCCAGGTGAACCTGCAGGGACGCACGCGATCCATAGACAGCGCCGATGAGGCACCCAATCC ACTTTTAAATGTCGACGCCAAGGCCCTGGAATCCCCGACAATCGCCAAACTGCGGCTGTTGTTCAACAACTACGAGACGGATACGCTGGTCAATGAGCATGTGACTCCTAACGAGCGCAAGGAGGAGAATGACTTCCTGGACGCGGTGATGGCCACACCGGTGATGCGCCAAGCCATGCAATTCCTGCAGCAGAAGGGTCTGGTCAGTCCGGACCCAAAGACCCATCGCGACCTGGTCAAGGAGCTCTGGTTCACGCAGTACTCCCGCGGGCAGGGCAAGATCGGCAGCTCCGGGTTCGAGCACGTCTTCGTTCACGAGGTGAAGGACGGCACTATTATCGGGTTCCACAACTGGGTCTACATTGGCGACGAGGAGAAGGACGGCCGTTTCGACTACAAGGGCTACATGAAGGAGCAGGACATTGGCACG aaGGGTAAGATCCTGAAGATCCGCTTCTCGCACCAGGGACTCAACAAGCCAGTGAACACGGTCTTTGTGGGCACCTCTCCGGAATTGGAGCTCGCTCTGTATACGGTCTGTTTCCAGCTGCGGCCGGATCGCACCTGTCCGGTGTCCCTGGGAAACAGCAAGTTCGGCATCATCACCTACTCGTGGCGGTACCGGGGAAAGAACCTGATTGGCAGCGCCTATCCGGAGATTTGA